From the Dunckerocampus dactyliophorus isolate RoL2022-P2 chromosome 12, RoL_Ddac_1.1, whole genome shotgun sequence genome, one window contains:
- the tubd1 gene encoding tubulin delta chain → MSVVTVQLGQCGNQIGLELFDIIYNDAQTGQRKTYCAASCERFFYQTKHEDFVARAVLIDMEPKVIKQNFSKTAKRGKWKYDDASSFNQRQGCGNNWANGYCVQGPRHREVVENLMRREVERCDRLSGFMPVMSVAGGTGSGVGTYVTQCLRDMYPKSFIVNHLTWPYGKGEVIVQNYNSVLTLHHLYQLSDAILVHENDTVHRICSQRLHLKDISISDINKVIAHHLGGVLQPALTADSYGVYSRNPLGELVSALVCHPEYKLLSVSTIPQMHSSSIAYSTFLWPALLKHLRQMLISNTKMEEGINWQVRPLPVSERTQSLTGSRFNISLANLLILRGKDVFSADTGGFGDAALYSSWLPPKDAFSLWKCPVTFNKYEKTATLVSNSQALLEPLDNMVRKAWNMFAARAYIHQYSKYGISEEDFLNGFTSVEQIISSYSQLGCDG, encoded by the exons ATGTCAGTGGTGACGGTCCAGTTGGGTCAGTGCGGCAACCAGATCGGTTTGGAGCTGTTTGACATCATATACAATGACGCCCAGACAGGACAGAGGAAAACATACTGCGCAGCTAGCTGTGAGCGCTTCTTCTATCAAACGAAACATGAAG ACTTCGTTGCTAGGGCAGTGCTGATCGACATGGAGCCAAAAGTCATCAAGCAGAATTTCAGCAAGACAGCAAAACGTGGCAAGTGGAAGTATGATGATGCTTCAAGCTTCAACCAGCGACAGGGATGTGGAAACAACTGGGCTAACGG TTATTGTGTTCAAGGCCCTCGTCACAGAGAAGTGGTGGAAAACCTTATGAGACGAGAGGTAGAACGCTGTGACAGACTGAGTGGGTTCATGCCTGTGATGAGTGTGGCAGGTGGAACGGGGTCTGGTGTGGGGACATATGTCACTCAGTGTCTACGGGATATGTACCCCAAATCCTTCATTGTCAATCACCTCACTTGGCCGTACGGGAAAGGAGAG GTGATCGTCCAGAACTACAACTCTGTGCTAACACTACATCACCTATACCAGCTGTCAGACGCCATCTTGGTGCACGAGAACGACACAGTGCACAGAATCTGCAGTCAGCGGCTTCACCTCAAAGATATCTCAATATCAGATATCAATAAGGTCATCGCTCATCACCTGGGTGGCGTCCTGCAGCCCGCGCTCACTGCTGATTCCTATGGAGTCTACAGTAGGAATCCCCTGG GTGAGCTTGTGAGTGCCCTCGTGTGCCACCCAGAGTACAAGCTGCTCAGTGTGAGCACCATCCCTCAGATGCACAGTTCCTCCATAGCATACAGCACCTTTTTATGGCCAGCTTTGCTCAAACACCTGCGTCAGATGCTCATCTCCAACACAAAAATGGAAGAAG GTATAAACTGGCAGGTGCGTCCACTGCCAGTCTCAGAGCGTACCCAAAGTCTTACAGGATCTCGTTTTAACATCTCCCTGGCCAATCTGCTTATACTGAgagggaaagacgtgttcagTGCAGATACAG GTGGCTTTGGAGATGCGGCCCTTTACAGCTCATGGCTGCCACCGAAAGATGCTTTCAGCTTATGGAAATGTCCCGTGACATTTAATAAATATGAAAAGACGGCTACACTGGTCAGCAACAGTCAAGCTCTGTTGGAACCGTTGGACAACATGGTGAGAAAGGCCTGGAATATGTTTGCTGCCAG AGCTTACATCCATCAGTACTCCAAGTATGGCATCTCAGAAGAGGATTTCCTCAACGGCTTCACGTCTGTAGAGCAAATAATTTCCAGCTACAGTCAGCTGGGCTGCGATGGATAA